The DNA region GTCCGGTCACGTCCTTGCGAACCGGGTTCCCCGCGAGGGTGCAGGAGCTGAGAGCGACGGTGCCGAGGACGGCCGTGAGCAGCAGATTTTTCATGGTGAGACCTCCTGGGGATCGAGATCGAACGCCCCTACCGTAGCGGTCCAATTGCGGGAAGGGCTACAGGGCAACCCTTCCCGCTGGGCTCACGGCCCGTTCATGCTGGCGGCAAACGGCCCGTGATACCTGACGCGGCGTTGAAAAGATGGGGGCGGTAGAGTACACCATATGCAGAGCCAGCCTCCCTTCACCGCCCTCGCCGCCGTGTACGACGCGATCATGGCCGATGTGGAGTACGACCACTGGGCCGACTTCGTGCTGACGTACGCGCGGGACGGGGGGCTGGAGCCACGGTTGGCCCTCGACCTCGCCTGCGGCACGGGAGGCTTTACCCGCGAACTGATGGCGGCGGGGCTGCGGGTACACGGGCTGGACGGCAGCGCCGAGATGCTTCGGGTGGCCCGCGAGCGGCTGGGCCCGGGGGTCACGCTCTCGGTCGGCGACCTGCGTACCGTCGAGCTGGGCGAGACCTTCGACCTCGTGACCTGCGTCTTCGACAGCCTGAACAACCTGCTGACGCCCGGCGACCTGGGGGCGGCGCTCTCCCGGGCCAGGGCGCACCTCCGCCCCGGCGGCCTCCTCGCCTGTGACCTGAACACGCGGCTGGGTGTGCGGGAACTGTGGGAGGGGGGCGCCGTCGAGGGACTGGCCCACCTGCCGGACGGGCGGGAGGTCCACTACCACTGGTCGCACCAGTACGACGTGGAGGCGGACCTGGGCGTGGTGCAGGCCTTCTGCCGGGTGCAGGACGCGGAGGGCACCTGGGAGGAATTTCTGGAGGTGCACCGGGAACGCGGGTACGACCCCACCGACCTCGAACCCCTGCTGCGCGAGGCCAATTTCGCGCGCTGGGAGATTGTGGAGTACCCGGATTACGCGCCGCCCTCCCTCGACACGCCGCGCGTGTGGGTCTTCGCCTGGGCGGGGGAGGCATGAGCCGTCCGGTCCCGGTCCTGGGGGCGGGGGGATGGGGGACGGCCCTGGCGGTCGCGGTCGCGCGGGCAGATCGAGAGGCGATCCTGTGGGCCCGTCGCCCCGACTTCGCCTCCCGCCTCGCCGAGGTGCGCGAGAACAGGGAATACCTGCCGGGCGTCTCCCTTCCTGATACGGTGACGGTCACCTCCGACCTGAAGTCCGCTGTGGCCGCAGCGGACT from Deinococcus aetherius includes:
- a CDS encoding class I SAM-dependent DNA methyltransferase translates to MQSQPPFTALAAVYDAIMADVEYDHWADFVLTYARDGGLEPRLALDLACGTGGFTRELMAAGLRVHGLDGSAEMLRVARERLGPGVTLSVGDLRTVELGETFDLVTCVFDSLNNLLTPGDLGAALSRARAHLRPGGLLACDLNTRLGVRELWEGGAVEGLAHLPDGREVHYHWSHQYDVEADLGVVQAFCRVQDAEGTWEEFLEVHRERGYDPTDLEPLLREANFARWEIVEYPDYAPPSLDTPRVWVFAWAGEA